The genome window TCCTGGGCCTTTTCCTTCGCTTCCCCGGTCGCCTGCGACGTTGAGGCCGCGTTGCGGGCAACCTCAATAACCGTGGCATTCATCTCGGCCATGGCGGTCACGGTCTCTCCCACCCTGTCGCGCTGCTCGGCCGAGCCCTTACTGGCCTGATCGACCTGAACCGATATCTCCGTGCTGGCGTTCGATACGCTGTGAGCGACTTCCTGGGCGGACGCGGCAACGTCCGCAATTCGGCGGCTGCTCTCCTCAATGGCCTGCTGCTTTTCCACAACGTCGGTGATATCAACCCAAATGGACAAGGTGCCCAGAATAACGCCGTTCTTGTTATGGAACGGGGCCGACGAAATCCGGACATGGCGCTTGTGGCCCTTGCGAGTCATGATTTCACGCTCGACGGACAGGGCTTTATTCTCACGCAGCGCCTTTGTGGACAGGGTTTCGCTGTTCTTGTCCCCCCATATATATTCGCCTGACGTCATGCCGTAGTAATCTTCCGGGCTTCCGTCGCGTTCGATAAGGGCCATCATCTGCCGGTTCGTATAGCGTGTTTTGTCTTCCGCCGAAAACACGGAGCAGGGAACCGTCATGCCGCGCAATATCCCCTGCGAGAATGCCAGTTCCTCCCCAAGATGCCCGACCATGGACGCGATGTTCGCGGCCAGAATGCCCAGTTCGTCTTCCCGGTGATACGCAAGCTCGCAGTCCTTGCCCTCCTTGCAGCACTCGGAGTAGTGCGTAATAAGCCCGATGGGACGCAGGATGTTGGTAAAAAGAAAAACCGCCAGAAGAATTACCACCAGAAGGGTCGCGCTCCCGAGAACGGCGATGGTGATGTAGGCGGAACGGATCTCCGCGTTAAAGGCAAGCAGTTCGGCCTGGACTTCCGCCTGGAGCAGAGAGCGCACATCCGCGAGCTTTTTTTGCACCTGCTGCAATGCGGGCAGCGTGCGGGTGCGGAAAACCGCGCGAGCCTCACCCATTTTTTCCGCTTTGACGAAACCCTCTATTTCCTGCGCTGTCGCATGCAGTTCCTTGTGCGGCGTTTCTATCGCGGCCAGCGCTTCACCCACGACCGGGAACATGGAGCCCGCCTTTTTCCTTCCTTCCCCGTAGTACCATTTGCCGAACCCGCACAACGTCGGGTCTTTGACCACGGTAACGGCAACGGGGTCTTCCGCGATAAGATAAATGGAAAGGGTGCTGACCCATTGCAGATGCTGTTGCTCACGCTCAAGCAATTCTTGGCTGAGTGTTACGCCATCGACATAAATATCATAATTGGAATCAACGTTTTTCAAGGCATATGCAAAGAGCAGCGAGCTTGCTATAGTAGACAGGGCAACAACAAAAATTCCAGCTAAAAACTTTCGCTTTATACTTAAGTTTTTCTGGATGCTCATATTTCCTCCTCATCGCCCCCCATTTTTTGCAGAATGGTCAGGATACGTTCGCAAGAAATTTTTGAGACTGGAAAAATAACGTCTAAAAATGAATCAGGGGATATAAAAAAATATTTTTCTTATATATATCAAATCAGAAAAAATAGTACAGCGGAAAAAAACATTGCCATAATTGTTTCCGGATATTTTCATCGCTCAAGGAAAAACCCGCCGTCGCCTCCCGGCGGAAAGTAC of uncultured delta proteobacterium contains these proteins:
- a CDS encoding exported hypothetical protein (Evidence 5 : No homology to any previously reported sequences), which codes for MSIQKNLSIKRKFLAGIFVVALSTIASSLLFAYALKNVDSNYDIYVDGVTLSQELLEREQQHLQWVSTLSIYLIAEDPVAVTVVKDPTLCGFGKWYYGEGRKKAGSMFPVVGEALAAIETPHKELHATAQEIEGFVKAEKMGEARAVFRTRTLPALQQVQKKLADVRSLLQAEVQAELLAFNAEIRSAYITIAVLGSATLLVVILLAVFLFTNILRPIGLITHYSECCKEGKDCELAYHREDELGILAANIASMVGHLGEELAFSQGILRGMTVPCSVFSAEDKTRYTNRQMMALIERDGSPEDYYGMTSGEYIWGDKNSETLSTKALRENKALSVEREIMTRKGHKRHVRISSAPFHNKNGVILGTLSIWVDITDVVEKQQAIEESSRRIADVAASAQEVAHSVSNASTEISVQVDQASKGSAEQRDRVGETVTAMAEMNATVIEVARNAASTSQATGEAKEKAQEGAAVVSQLAKGIEDVTGLTGVVKEGMNSLGKQAEGIGAIINVINDIADQTNLLALNAAIEAARAGDAGRGFAVVADEVRKLAEKTMEATHQVGTVITGIQQSTQNSVNSVDAAASAVSRVAELADRAGSSLAQIVSLVDSAAGQVQSIATAAEEQSAASNEINASVGQVARISDETSSAMQEAAKAVESLATQANALRGLIERLQ